In Pleurocapsa sp. PCC 7319, the following are encoded in one genomic region:
- a CDS encoding metal ABC transporter permease translates to MSDIMMAIAPIDWLVEPLQYPFLVRAIWVSAFVGLVCAVLSCYITLKGWSLMGDAVSHAVVPGVVVAYALNIPFAIGAFLFGFGATVAIGYIKSKTRLKEDAVIGVVFTGFFAFGLVLITKIPSNIDLFHILFGNVLGISQEDIIQTLIAGITTLVVILIRRKDLLLFCFDPNHAKAIGLNTQLMFYTLLSVLALTIVTALQTAGIILVIAMLVTPGSTAYLLTDRFDRMLWISIATSIFSCVMGTYCSYHFDVSTGGAIVVLLTILFMVAMVFAPKYGILAQSFRRQQPILDGTQGKV, encoded by the coding sequence ATGAGCGATATAATGATGGCTATTGCTCCGATCGACTGGCTAGTAGAACCCTTACAATATCCTTTTTTAGTTCGGGCGATTTGGGTTAGTGCCTTTGTTGGTTTAGTGTGTGCGGTGCTTTCTTGTTACATTACCCTTAAGGGGTGGTCGCTCATGGGAGATGCAGTTTCCCATGCGGTCGTGCCTGGGGTAGTAGTAGCCTATGCTTTAAATATTCCCTTTGCGATCGGGGCGTTTCTGTTCGGGTTTGGGGCAACCGTTGCTATTGGCTATATCAAGTCAAAAACTCGCCTCAAAGAAGATGCTGTTATTGGAGTAGTGTTTACAGGCTTTTTTGCCTTCGGTTTGGTGCTGATTACAAAAATTCCCAGTAATATTGACTTGTTTCATATTCTATTCGGTAACGTCCTGGGTATTTCTCAAGAAGATATCATTCAAACTTTAATTGCAGGTATTACCACTCTGGTAGTGATTTTAATACGACGCAAAGACCTGTTATTATTCTGTTTCGATCCCAACCACGCTAAAGCCATTGGTCTCAACACCCAGCTGATGTTTTATACTCTGCTTTCGGTGCTAGCTTTAACCATCGTTACTGCCCTGCAAACCGCAGGTATTATTCTGGTCATTGCCATGCTAGTAACCCCTGGCTCAACGGCATATTTATTAACTGATCGCTTTGACCGTATGCTATGGATCTCCATCGCCACCAGCATCTTCTCTTGTGTCATGGGAACTTATTGTAGCTACCATTTTGATGTCTCTACAGGGGGAGCGATCGTGGTACTTTTGACAATATTATTTATGGTTGCAATGGTCTTTGCACCCAAGTACGGTATTTTGGCTCAGAGTTTCCGTCGTCAACAACCAATTTTAGATGGAACGCAAGGTAAAGTTTAG
- a CDS encoding DUF1214 domain-containing protein: MKKVIIGIAATIFTCGFTASLEKVTPETYIRAEVDFTLAQFQKNAGDKVNEFFYITEPTPLDEQTVVRMNKDTLYAGAVVDTEGGATVTIPEFPDDRYFSVYVVDNDHYAPAVFYEPGTHQIPDDTKYVAVIQRIQLMDPSDEQDVALVNDLQKQITINASSADPFPNPKWDKDSMLALRTEYEQEFQKFDQYESDVMRQEGELNWMGKKGQVNEETRHIGAAGAWGLFPEEDAVYINYAGPSDHTKCYSATYAIPDNDAFWSLTMYGKDGFMKSENNVVNDRNVELNEDGTFTAFFGSREQCGEKPNRVDITEGWNFLMRVYKPGSSVLAREYKLPDVEVVE, encoded by the coding sequence ATGAAAAAAGTAATAATTGGAATCGCAGCGACCATTTTTACCTGCGGATTTACTGCCTCCCTAGAAAAAGTCACCCCTGAGACTTACATCCGTGCCGAGGTGGATTTTACCTTAGCCCAATTTCAGAAGAATGCAGGAGACAAAGTTAATGAATTCTTCTATATCACCGAACCAACTCCTCTCGACGAACAGACCGTCGTCCGTATGAACAAAGATACACTCTATGCTGGTGCAGTGGTAGACACCGAAGGTGGTGCTACCGTAACCATCCCTGAGTTTCCTGACGATCGCTATTTTTCGGTTTATGTAGTTGACAATGACCACTACGCCCCTGCCGTTTTTTACGAACCTGGAACTCATCAGATACCAGATGATACCAAATATGTTGCAGTTATCCAGAGAATTCAATTGATGGATCCGTCCGATGAGCAAGATGTAGCTCTTGTCAACGATCTTCAGAAACAGATTACGATCAATGCTTCAAGTGCAGACCCATTTCCCAATCCAAAATGGGACAAGGATTCGATGTTGGCTTTAAGAACAGAGTATGAACAGGAATTTCAAAAATTCGACCAGTACGAATCCGATGTGATGAGGCAAGAGGGAGAACTCAACTGGATGGGAAAAAAAGGACAGGTCAATGAGGAAACTCGGCATATCGGCGCTGCTGGGGCTTGGGGATTGTTCCCCGAAGAAGATGCGGTCTATATTAATTATGCAGGACCATCCGACCATACTAAGTGCTACAGTGCTACCTATGCTATTCCAGACAACGATGCGTTCTGGTCTCTCACTATGTATGGAAAAGATGGCTTTATGAAATCTGAAAACAACGTTGTCAATGACCGTAACGTCGAACTAAATGAAGATGGAACATTCACTGCTTTCTTTGGTTCGAGGGAGCAGTGTGGAGAGAAGCCCAATCGAGTTGATATTACCGAAGGATGGAACTTTCTGATGCGGGTTTATAAACCAGGCTCTTCTGTCCTGGCACGAGAATATAAACTCCCCGATGTTGAGGTTGTGGAGTAA
- a CDS encoding alpha/beta fold hydrolase, whose translation MIPHKMRKKLLNIIITTLLAGCGTMSMGLKPKPSLGAERVGFSLPVLGEFHLSVDSLEVFAKEGKITPEFAFYANRLEPQVLSQLRQALQQKFDVDAITVYRMTNMPMGEDLLKSMGEAIYTHPERNGIYAIRAALILAAADPEGLTAINVMRHFPTEEIQLDTQLIISLIQETANFLQYKDTSVEAVSQVAKSESPSVQELDVEQMPDLRQAGSYSVTQKAIAFKIDRIRQTTRGFSEFYNLDADLYLPEGQTKPAPLAIITHGLGSSRSHFQYLAEHLASHGYVVVVPEHIGSNSEYKKAFLQGELSVDVSPLEFYSRPLDVTYLLDEIENHSAFQVPIDWEKVGVLGHSFGGYTALALAGAPLNQKRINQVCQQNQPTLNTSMLLQCRASSLPSGNYKLADSRIKVSLAFNPVTSSVLGPESLKQITIPTMILGGSQDIVAPFIEEQVHPFLWLETEHKYLGVMVGAGHGSISDTEEGSDFPDILKGSLNSKIARDYLKAISLAFLEVHLRDRSDYQPYLSSTYTQTISPAETPLYLVESLTPEQLKQAYGNTPPTPPIPEAVVATAPRKNSRVLTKIENTQTLKIAMRSDAAPFGYIDEQQDVWTGYCEDFANLLGEHLAKKLNISSGIEVIKLSSNLENRFELVQQNTVDLECGPNSIRRNQEGVRFSSPFFVSGTRFLVNNQNAAKIDPESSLTAVKTGVLQDTKTSEFVQKTYSEAEIVDFQGSKARMEGVRAVANGNLDAFISDGVLLIGEIERQNLGSENYQLIPKDPLTCDFYGLILPQSDSQWRATVNTFIRSQQVEQLQDKWLGEYFSQSVSDTDYCLNERTN comes from the coding sequence ATGATTCCCCACAAAATGAGAAAAAAACTCTTAAACATAATTATTACAACTTTGCTGGCTGGTTGTGGAACAATGTCTATGGGATTAAAACCCAAGCCTAGTCTGGGAGCAGAGCGCGTCGGTTTCTCTCTGCCCGTATTAGGTGAATTTCACCTCTCAGTTGACTCTTTGGAAGTGTTTGCCAAAGAAGGTAAAATAACGCCAGAATTTGCCTTCTATGCTAATCGCTTAGAACCGCAAGTTTTGTCTCAGTTACGTCAAGCATTGCAGCAAAAGTTTGATGTTGATGCGATAACTGTATATCGAATGACAAACATGCCGATGGGAGAAGATTTACTTAAGAGCATGGGAGAGGCAATTTATACTCACCCAGAGCGCAACGGTATTTATGCGATCCGCGCTGCCCTTATCCTTGCAGCAGCAGACCCAGAAGGTTTAACTGCAATTAATGTCATGCGTCACTTTCCTACCGAGGAAATTCAACTCGATACGCAGTTGATTATTTCTCTGATCCAAGAGACAGCAAATTTTTTGCAGTATAAGGATACTTCGGTTGAAGCGGTTTCTCAAGTAGCCAAGAGCGAAAGCCCTTCAGTGCAAGAATTAGATGTCGAGCAAATGCCAGATTTACGTCAAGCAGGGTCTTATTCTGTCACTCAAAAAGCGATCGCCTTCAAGATAGATCGTATACGTCAGACTACAAGAGGTTTTAGTGAATTTTATAATCTTGATGCAGATCTCTATTTGCCTGAAGGTCAAACTAAACCCGCTCCCCTAGCAATAATAACTCATGGTTTGGGTTCGAGTCGCTCCCATTTTCAGTATTTGGCAGAACATTTAGCTTCTCACGGATACGTTGTCGTCGTTCCCGAACACATAGGTAGCAATAGTGAGTATAAAAAAGCTTTTCTGCAAGGAGAACTGAGCGTCGATGTTAGCCCATTGGAATTTTATAGTAGACCTCTAGATGTAACTTATCTTTTAGATGAGATCGAAAATCATTCAGCATTTCAAGTCCCGATTGATTGGGAAAAAGTAGGTGTTCTGGGTCATTCTTTTGGCGGTTATACCGCCTTGGCTCTTGCTGGTGCGCCTCTGAACCAAAAAAGAATTAACCAAGTATGTCAGCAAAATCAACCCACTCTCAATACTTCAATGCTTCTTCAGTGTCGTGCTAGTTCTTTGCCATCAGGAAACTATAAGTTAGCAGATTCTCGCATCAAAGTATCATTAGCATTTAACCCCGTGACCAGTTCGGTTTTGGGTCCAGAAAGCCTGAAGCAGATAACTATTCCCACGATGATTTTGGGTGGTAGTCAAGATATTGTAGCTCCTTTTATTGAAGAACAAGTTCATCCTTTTCTGTGGTTAGAAACCGAACATAAATATTTGGGGGTCATGGTAGGGGCAGGACATGGCTCTATCAGTGATACTGAGGAAGGTAGCGACTTTCCCGATATTTTGAAAGGCTCTCTCAATTCCAAGATAGCAAGAGACTATTTAAAAGCAATCAGCCTCGCTTTTTTGGAAGTTCATTTACGCGATCGCTCTGACTATCAACCCTATCTCAGTTCTACCTATACCCAAACCATTAGTCCCGCAGAAACGCCCTTATATTTAGTTGAATCATTAACTCCAGAACAACTAAAACAAGCTTATGGTAATACTCCTCCCACTCCGCCCATCCCCGAAGCGGTAGTTGCCACCGCTCCCAGAAAAAACAGCCGTGTTTTGACGAAAATTGAGAACACCCAAACCCTGAAAATAGCCATGAGAAGCGATGCAGCTCCTTTTGGCTACATAGACGAACAGCAGGATGTCTGGACTGGCTACTGTGAAGATTTTGCTAATTTACTAGGAGAGCATTTAGCCAAAAAACTCAATATTTCCTCTGGTATTGAAGTAATTAAATTATCCTCTAACCTAGAAAATCGTTTTGAATTAGTACAGCAGAATACTGTTGACCTTGAATGCGGTCCTAACAGTATTCGGAGAAATCAAGAAGGAGTCCGTTTTTCCTCTCCTTTTTTTGTTAGTGGCACTCGCTTTCTAGTTAACAATCAAAATGCAGCAAAAATCGATCCAGAAAGCAGCTTAACAGCAGTTAAAACAGGGGTGCTTCAAGATACGAAAACCAGCGAATTTGTGCAAAAAACTTATTCTGAGGCAGAAATAGTTGATTTTCAGGGTTCAAAAGCCAGAATGGAAGGAGTTCGAGCCGTTGCCAACGGTAATCTCGATGCTTTTATTAGTGATGGAGTTTTGCTAATAGGAGAAATCGAGCGACAAAATTTAGGATCGGAAAATTATCAATTAATCCCAAAAGATCCTTTAACCTGTGATTTCTATGGACTGATTTTGCCTCAAAGCGATTCCCAGTGGCGCGCTACTGTCAATACCTTTATTCGGAGTCAACAAGTAGAACAATTGCAGGATAAATGGCTAGGAGAATACTTCTCTCAATCTGTGTCCGATACTGATTATTGTTTAAATGAGCGAACAAACTAG
- a CDS encoding DUF389 domain-containing protein, with the protein MSLPSYFQDLSFRKPDQEGRKKINSGLLEDSKLDISYLALTVGACAIATLGLLSNNTAVIIGAMIVAPLMLPIRSLAFAALAGNGVMYRKSGIAIIAGTLISIALACLLGWLGLVIAAPEFGSEVTSRSQPTLVDLGIALAAGAIAGFAKLEPKISSSLAGTAISVALMPPLCVIGLGLSQADWRLSIGATLLYVTNLLGITLSCMLIFLITGCASLRFGRKALTRTAIFTAILIIPLGISFVRLVQQQKLELLIRDVLANSNTFERVEIVDSEIDWLTDPPQAHFDAFLTGTLTPKQVGLLEDFVAKESGQRVSLIFNIGRVVEIKSSAASNN; encoded by the coding sequence ATGAGTCTTCCCAGCTATTTCCAAGATTTGAGCTTCAGAAAACCCGATCAAGAAGGAAGGAAGAAAATCAACTCGGGTCTTTTAGAAGATTCAAAACTCGATATTTCCTATCTAGCGTTAACTGTAGGTGCTTGTGCCATTGCTACTTTAGGACTACTTTCTAACAATACGGCTGTAATTATTGGTGCCATGATTGTTGCTCCTTTGATGCTGCCGATCAGATCCCTCGCCTTTGCAGCCCTAGCAGGAAATGGTGTTATGTATCGAAAATCGGGCATAGCAATTATCGCCGGAACGCTAATTTCAATTGCTCTAGCTTGTTTGCTGGGTTGGCTGGGTTTGGTGATAGCAGCTCCCGAATTTGGTAGCGAAGTAACATCGCGATCGCAACCGACTCTAGTCGATTTGGGAATTGCGCTGGCAGCAGGGGCAATTGCTGGCTTTGCCAAACTAGAACCCAAAATTTCTTCTAGTTTGGCTGGTACGGCGATCTCTGTAGCTCTCATGCCACCACTTTGTGTCATTGGCTTAGGTCTATCTCAAGCAGACTGGAGGCTTAGTATAGGTGCAACACTGTTATACGTGACCAATCTACTAGGCATTACCCTCTCCTGTATGCTCATCTTTTTAATTACAGGCTGTGCCTCACTGCGTTTTGGTCGAAAAGCTTTGACGCGGACAGCGATTTTTACTGCCATATTGATTATTCCTTTGGGCATTAGCTTTGTCCGATTAGTACAACAACAAAAACTCGAACTTCTAATCCGAGATGTCCTAGCAAATTCTAATACCTTCGAGCGTGTCGAAATAGTTGACAGTGAAATCGATTGGTTAACCGACCCTCCCCAAGCTCACTTTGATGCTTTCCTAACGGGTACTTTAACTCCAAAGCAAGTGGGGCTTTTAGAAGATTTTGTTGCCAAAGAATCGGGTCAGCGCGTCAGCTTGATTTTTAACATCGGTCGAGTGGTAGAAATTAAGAGTTCTGCTGCATCCAATAATTGA
- a CDS encoding MarC family protein: MKTKGKEQKSILSKYLWWSIKPVAVILPLMLMLMLNLGLPGTLPTSSALSTNSDCAVRSLATDCTFPLLAQTNPIAESSSSAPENVGNLEEDNLKKWGEFRGILSAINIFILFFVTLGPFKIIPTFIRLTQNADETLRRNLAIRSAGLASLVIFLVVILGGNILAKWTIGIESLMIASGILLFLASLQQIKSQYETSGKEAPPPEPSMKLLVNPLTFPTILTPYGIALALLLMVANTRISQRPWLVLVMLLLVMFLNLVAMLAARPILKTLKPMTLQVLGLVLGVMQLALGIEMILSGIGLAALILQDLLN, encoded by the coding sequence ATGAAAACAAAAGGTAAAGAGCAAAAGAGTATTCTGTCTAAATATCTCTGGTGGAGTATTAAGCCAGTGGCGGTTATCTTGCCGTTGATGTTGATGTTGATGTTGAACCTAGGATTGCCAGGAACACTACCTACATCCTCCGCTTTATCAACAAATTCCGATTGTGCCGTGCGATCTTTAGCCACAGACTGCACTTTCCCTTTATTGGCTCAGACTAACCCGATAGCAGAATCGTCTTCGTCAGCCCCTGAAAATGTTGGGAATCTCGAAGAGGATAACCTGAAAAAATGGGGAGAATTCAGGGGAATTTTGTCAGCAATCAATATTTTTATCCTCTTCTTTGTCACCTTAGGACCCTTTAAAATTATTCCTACTTTTATCAGATTGACTCAGAATGCCGATGAAACCCTACGACGAAATTTGGCTATCCGCAGTGCTGGTCTGGCTAGCCTGGTTATTTTTTTGGTGGTTATTCTGGGAGGAAACATTCTGGCGAAGTGGACGATTGGCATTGAGTCCCTGATGATAGCTTCTGGCATTCTCCTCTTTCTCGCCTCTTTGCAACAAATCAAGTCTCAGTATGAAACTTCTGGAAAGGAGGCACCGCCCCCAGAGCCATCGATGAAACTGCTGGTCAATCCACTGACTTTTCCGACCATCCTGACTCCCTACGGCATTGCTCTTGCCCTGCTCCTAATGGTTGCCAACACACGGATCTCTCAAAGACCGTGGCTGGTGCTGGTAATGCTTCTTCTGGTTATGTTTTTGAACTTGGTCGCCATGTTGGCAGCTCGACCCATCCTCAAAACCCTTAAACCCATGACTTTACAAGTGCTGGGTCTAGTCTTGGGGGTAATGCAATTAGCCTTGGGAATAGAGATGATTTTGAGTGGCATCGGGTTAGCAGCCCTAATTTTGCAAGACCTTTTAAATTAA
- a CDS encoding DUF1254 domain-containing protein, whose product MGESSTIKLTDENFSTAMAGKYFQQVIDRGGVNQFTHLREVSSVETQNIIRENRDTLYSWGIFDVKDGLEISLPAAGDIYMSALVIDNDTFIVREEDFDKTGDIGTYQAYSDKPRTIRISHQQAVTDFVYVVLRTQTDATPEGDKKANGLQDAVNTKQGSTDVWKSRQWDWEAVEQKRQSYVPYLSEIVAKGSEGGYNERGKTDQFEHNFYSAIGWGGQLERYATYGTTPDFTEFGEDGAIAQIESPNIDYDRNGFWSYQVYGLDGYLHSNNSTLNNYNTKPNPDGTITLRFGSKEVFGTDENRVDKPDEGFSITTRFYNPKGSISPSLLNPSLKRYPQK is encoded by the coding sequence ATGGGTGAAAGTTCAACTATAAAACTTACCGATGAAAATTTTTCCACAGCGATGGCTGGTAAATATTTTCAGCAAGTGATTGACCGAGGTGGAGTTAATCAATTTACTCATCTCCGAGAGGTTAGCAGCGTGGAAACCCAAAACATTATTCGTGAAAATCGCGATACTCTCTATTCCTGGGGAATCTTTGATGTCAAAGATGGATTAGAAATCTCATTGCCAGCAGCAGGGGATATCTACATGAGTGCTTTAGTAATTGACAATGACACTTTTATCGTCCGTGAAGAAGATTTTGATAAGACTGGGGATATCGGTACTTATCAGGCGTACTCAGACAAGCCTCGCACCATTAGGATATCTCACCAACAAGCAGTGACTGATTTTGTCTATGTCGTCCTGCGGACTCAAACTGATGCCACTCCCGAAGGAGATAAAAAAGCAAACGGTCTTCAAGATGCCGTCAATACCAAGCAGGGGTCAACAGATGTCTGGAAATCACGCCAGTGGGACTGGGAAGCAGTGGAACAGAAACGCCAGAGTTATGTTCCATACCTGTCTGAAATTGTCGCTAAAGGAAGTGAGGGAGGATATAACGAGCGAGGAAAAACAGACCAATTTGAACACAACTTCTACTCAGCGATTGGCTGGGGAGGGCAACTAGAACGCTATGCTACCTATGGCACTACTCCAGACTTCACGGAATTTGGAGAAGATGGAGCGATCGCCCAGATTGAGTCGCCCAATATTGATTACGACCGAAACGGCTTCTGGTCTTATCAAGTGTACGGTTTAGATGGTTATCTTCACAGTAATAACAGTACATTAAACAATTACAACACCAAGCCAAATCCCGATGGGACTATTACACTCCGTTTTGGCTCTAAAGAAGTATTTGGAACTGACGAAAATAGAGTTGACAAACCAGACGAAGGATTCTCCATCACGACCCGTTTTTATAACCCCAAGGGTTCAATTTCACCAAGCTTGCTTAATCCTTCCCTGAAACGATATCCTCAGAAATAA
- a CDS encoding DUF1214 domain-containing protein — protein sequence MVNGVWRQANLSVAGPLDFVTYSTVKEKYGIITSNMNTPYMMAFPNLKETGPLILEVPAGPTGGILNDIEHRHIADIGQAGPDKGQGGKYLILHESWEEPKDANADFIIRSQTYLFWVGTRILTNDREESKQLIEGHNLYPLGSESKTKVISIGDKEYRGWHPDGMDYWKALHAIIQIEDFPAEDRYMLQFLARVGIEKGKPFNPTDKQQEILLEAEKVGKVMAMSLSAARDRFTGRFYDDGTKWTVHLGGISNSDHINENGMKELDGLVSYSWEAISMSDGMMKELVGVGSKYLAAYADADGNWFDGSHTYQLTVPPNVPAKQFWSFIVYSHKTRTFIRNQDLKPGISSRDELQKNEDGSVTIAIGPERPENVPESNFIYSNPDEGWFTYFRTYAPTEAYFEKTWRLPDIQRVE from the coding sequence TTGGTCAATGGTGTGTGGCGACAGGCAAACTTGAGCGTAGCTGGTCCTCTCGATTTTGTGACTTACAGCACTGTCAAAGAGAAATATGGGATCATCACCTCAAATATGAATACCCCCTATATGATGGCCTTTCCTAACCTAAAGGAAACTGGTCCTTTGATTCTTGAAGTTCCAGCGGGTCCGACTGGAGGCATCTTAAACGACATCGAACACCGTCATATTGCAGATATAGGTCAGGCGGGTCCTGACAAAGGACAAGGGGGCAAATACCTGATTCTTCACGAGTCATGGGAAGAGCCAAAAGATGCTAACGCTGACTTTATTATCCGTTCTCAGACATACTTGTTCTGGGTGGGAACGCGAATTTTAACCAACGATCGAGAAGAGTCAAAGCAACTTATAGAAGGTCACAACCTCTACCCTTTAGGGAGTGAATCGAAGACCAAAGTAATTTCCATCGGTGACAAGGAGTATCGTGGGTGGCATCCCGATGGTATGGACTATTGGAAAGCTCTGCACGCCATCATCCAGATTGAGGATTTTCCAGCTGAAGACCGCTATATGCTTCAGTTTCTGGCACGAGTTGGTATTGAGAAGGGCAAGCCTTTTAACCCCACAGATAAGCAACAAGAGATTCTCCTCGAAGCCGAGAAGGTGGGAAAAGTCATGGCAATGTCCCTATCGGCAGCACGCGATCGATTCACAGGAAGATTCTATGACGACGGTACTAAGTGGACAGTTCATTTGGGCGGAATTTCCAACTCAGATCATATTAACGAGAATGGCATGAAGGAACTTGATGGGTTGGTTTCCTATTCGTGGGAAGCTATTTCCATGTCCGATGGCATGATGAAGGAGCTTGTTGGTGTGGGTTCAAAATATCTTGCAGCCTACGCCGATGCAGACGGAAACTGGTTTGATGGCTCTCATACCTATCAGCTTACTGTGCCACCAAATGTACCTGCTAAACAATTCTGGTCATTTATTGTCTATTCACACAAGACACGAACTTTTATTCGCAACCAAGATCTCAAACCAGGGATTAGTTCGCGAGATGAGTTGCAGAAGAACGAAGATGGTTCTGTAACGATCGCCATCGGCCCAGAAAGACCTGAGAATGTCCCAGAGTCGAATTTTATCTATAGCAATCCCGACGAGGGCTGGTTCACCTACTTTCGGACTTATGCCCCCACCGAAGCCTACTTTGAAAAAACTTGGCGTTTACCTGACATTCAACGGGTTGAATAG
- a CDS encoding DUF1254 domain-containing protein: MTQSNLTTVTTDNFIVAETDKYFSDHVKNHPVNTIRHSRKMSSKDNQFVIRENQDVLYSHAVVDISQGAKLINPSWDVYSIIQVIDEHHYTIAAVYPGEELTITPDMVALGSHVFLNIRTGVRTLDDGGLKEAHEHQDNIQIVAESSNPYTSKSFDQESLNKVRSQLEARKTEITKPWLMFGTKDEVDPEMFLIASAGGWGGLPAKHASYVVTIQPPSEISESAECASMTLPQPPLNFDKGGFFSVSVYDREGWIATEPFALNNRQATPNQDGSYTFHFNCPDAENNINVVSGWSQLIRLYVPESVEKIVAYTDEINNTVKITK; encoded by the coding sequence ATGACTCAAAGTAATCTAACTACCGTAACAACTGATAATTTTATTGTTGCTGAAACCGATAAATATTTTTCAGATCACGTCAAAAATCACCCAGTCAATACTATTCGACATTCTAGAAAAATGTCCAGTAAGGATAATCAGTTTGTGATTCGTGAAAATCAAGATGTTTTATACAGCCATGCTGTTGTTGACATCTCCCAAGGGGCAAAATTAATCAATCCTAGCTGGGATGTATATTCGATAATTCAGGTTATTGACGAGCATCACTATACTATTGCTGCTGTATATCCTGGGGAAGAATTGACAATTACACCAGACATGGTTGCATTGGGTAGCCACGTTTTTTTGAATATTCGCACGGGTGTCAGAACCCTGGACGATGGGGGACTTAAAGAAGCCCACGAACATCAAGATAATATTCAAATCGTAGCAGAATCATCGAATCCCTATACATCAAAAAGCTTTGACCAAGAAAGTCTGAATAAAGTTCGTTCTCAATTAGAAGCCAGAAAAACTGAAATTACTAAACCCTGGCTGATGTTTGGCACTAAAGATGAGGTCGATCCTGAAATGTTTCTCATCGCTAGTGCTGGAGGCTGGGGGGGTTTACCAGCAAAGCATGCTTCATACGTGGTAACAATTCAGCCACCGTCAGAAATATCAGAATCAGCCGAGTGTGCCTCAATGACGTTACCGCAACCTCCACTGAACTTTGATAAGGGTGGTTTCTTCTCTGTCTCTGTCTACGATCGAGAAGGTTGGATAGCTACAGAACCCTTCGCTCTCAATAATCGTCAAGCCACTCCCAATCAAGATGGTTCTTACACATTTCACTTTAATTGTCCTGATGCTGAAAATAATATCAATGTTGTCTCTGGGTGGAGCCAGTTGATTCGGCTTTATGTGCCAGAGAGCGTTGAAAAAATCGTAGCCTATACGGATGAAATAAATAATACCGTTAAAATTACCAAATAA
- a CDS encoding HdeD family acid-resistance protein → MISTHPDLKTRKEIRQKAGWGIALGIVLIILGSLAIALPLATAITFSLLFGWLFIFGAIDQIIYAFLTRSLGSFIWKLLLGVLYLISGIVVLFSPGVAAIAFSLILGISILTQSVLQVIAAFQIRPQQGWGWTLFSGIAGIILGILIWSEWPIGAVWLLGVWFGCNLLFDGMGVVMVSSMIRSEVKE, encoded by the coding sequence ATGATTTCTACACATCCCGATTTAAAGACTCGTAAAGAAATTCGTCAAAAAGCTGGTTGGGGCATTGCCCTTGGTATTGTGCTAATTATTTTAGGCTCTTTGGCGATCGCCCTTCCCCTGGCTACGGCAATTACCTTCAGTCTACTGTTTGGCTGGTTATTTATTTTTGGGGCGATCGACCAAATTATTTATGCCTTTCTCACCCGATCTTTAGGATCGTTTATTTGGAAATTATTGCTGGGGGTACTTTATCTAATCAGTGGAATCGTGGTTTTGTTTTCTCCTGGCGTTGCTGCGATCGCTTTTAGCCTAATTCTGGGTATTAGCATTCTGACCCAAAGTGTCCTACAGGTAATCGCTGCCTTTCAAATACGTCCCCAGCAAGGCTGGGGATGGACCCTATTCAGCGGTATCGCTGGCATTATTCTAGGCATCTTGATCTGGTCAGAATGGCCAATTGGTGCGGTATGGCTGCTGGGGGTGTGGTTTGGTTGCAACCTCTTATTTGATGGCATGGGCGTAGTGATGGTTTCCTCCATGATTCGTTCGGAAGTGAAGGAGTGA